A stretch of DNA from bacterium:
TATACTTGTTAAATGGAACTAGAAGGATTGTTTTGTCCATATTGTGGGGGGGAGCTTAAGATAAGCGAAATAGAATGGGCAGATGGCATTGTTAAATGCGCCTGTTCAGAATGGCCATTCCTTTCAAACATCCTTATTTTAAAAAAGGGTGATGAAACAAAGAGGGCAATTGAGTATATAAAAAAGGGAAAGCCAGATAAGGCGGCATTTCTCTTTTTGATGAAGGAGAGCAAAAGCCTATTTTTTGCTTGGGCAGCCTTACATAGAATGAGCTTCTTTACCACAATGGGTCTTTGGGGCTACAGATTCTGGACAGAATACACAAGATATAGGTTTTCCTCGCCAACATTTTTATCCTTTATTCCCCTTACCTTTATTATTAAGGATATGCAGGGTGAAATTTTGGATTTTGGCTGCGGCACAGGCCATAGCTTATTCTTTCTTTCAAAATGGATAGCACCAGAAAGGATTACAGCCATTGACAGGCAATTTTCTGCCCTTTATTTAGCAAAGAAATTCTTCTGTAAGGAGGCAAGGTTTATCTGCCTTGATGGAGATTTCTCCCTTCCCTTTTCCAATAATACATTTTCTAATATCCTCTCTTTGGATTCATTCCATTTTGTAGAAGCAAAGAAGACCTTATCTTCTGAGTTTATGAGAATATTGAAAGATAATGGTACAATATTTCTCTCCCACCTTCATAACAAAAATAGGGAGAATCCTGTATCAGGCATTCCACTTGCACCCTCTGATTATCTCAGGTTATTTAAAGGAATGGAATACAGGGCAGTTCCGGATTATAAAATAAAGGAATCCGCTTTTGAAGGAAAGCTAGATATTTCTATAAACGAGGATGTGGGAAACTTTGCCTCCTTTTCCCTTATCCTTACAAAAAACCCAAAAATATTTAAGGAATATGCAATAGATATTCTTGAGAACCTTAAAAATCCCATAATAAATCCAATATATAAATACAAGGAGAAAAAGGCTGGTTTTATTGTAAAAAGAAGGGGTTTAAGTGGGCTATATAGAAATGAATATCCCGAGGTGGAAACATATATCAAAAAAGAGGCATTTATCTACAAGAGGGATATTGAGGCAAGGAAAAGGGAGTTATTTACAAAGCTCTTTTTGGTTGATGCACCAGCAGGATATAAATGAAAAGTCAAAAGTCAAAATTAAGGTAAGGATTTATAAAATGGTGATTAGGGAAATCGTTGAGGATTTTGAGAAAAAGAGGCTCTCAAAATATGCAACCCTCTCAAGCAAGAGTATGGGAAGGGAAAAGGAGGAGGAAGCTTGCTCGATAAGGACAATATTCCAGAGGGATAGGGACAGGATAATTCATTCAAAGGCATTTAGGGAGCTTAAATATAAAACACAGGTATTCTTACTTCCCGAGGTAGAATCTATCAGGACAAGGCTTACCCATACGATTGAGGTTGCTCAAATTGCCAGGACAATTGCCAGGGCTTTAAGGCTAAATGAGGATTTAACCGAGGCAATTGCTCTGGGACACGACCTTGGACATCCTGCATTTGGTCATACAGGCGAGGATGCCTTAAGGGGTGTTTGCCCACTTGGTTTTAATCATTCTGAACAATCTTTAAGGATAGTGGAGGTATTAGAGAAGGATGGGGAGGGATTAAACCTTACCTATGAGACAAGAGATGGAATATTAAAGCATTCATTGGGAGAAGATGACCTGTTGGCTTACGATTTTAAAAAAGCAGGGCCAATTACACTGGAGGGTGCAATTGTTCTCTTTTCCGACAAAATTGCCTATATAAACCATGATATTCAGGATGGAGAGGAGGCAGGACTTATATCAATTGAGGATCTTCCAAAGGAAGAGATAAAGCTATTGGGAAGAAAAAGCTCAGAGAGGATAAACAAGATGATCAAGGCTGTGATTACAGAGAGCCTGGAAAAGGATTATATCGGGATGGAAAGGGAGGTTTTAGAGGCAACCGCAAGCTTGAGAGCATATCTTTACAAAAACCTATATCAACACCCAAGGATACAGGAGGAGGCAGAAAAGGCAAAGAGGGTTATTGAGGAGCTATATTCGTATTACCTTAAGAATCCAGAGAGGATAGAGGAGAAATTTTGGTTTCTTAAAAATGTACCAATTGAAAGGCTTATCTCTGATTATATCGTAAGCCTTTCTGATATGTCTGCCCTCAATTCATACAAAAGTATATTCTTCCCCATTCCATGGAAAGAAGCAAAGTAATTTAGGATTTATTAAATTGAATATGCAAATAGGAAAAGTTCTTAAAGAAAAAAGGGAGAATATGGGATTGACCCTTGAGGAGATAGAAAGGAGGATGTTTGTCTCAAAAAGGTATCTTTCTTCACTTGAGAATGATGATATATCTGTTTTTCCCAAGGTCTCATCTGCTATCCAAATGATTAGGCAATATGCCAGATTTCTTGGCTTTGAAGACTTTGAGATAGCAAACATGGTAAAAAATTTCAATCCCAGAATAAGACCTTCAATAATTCTTTTTGGACCACTTGTCTATATTATCCTCCTTCTTATCCTCCTTGTGATAGCCATTATCGCGATAAATCTATAAATGAAAAAGCTCATTCTTTTTACAGCCTATGGCTTTGGATTGGGAAAGATGCCTATTATCCCAGCAACCTTTGGAACATTGATTGGTGTTTTAATCTTTCTTCTTGCAAGCCAACAAAAGATACTTTATCTTCTTATAACCCTCTTGGTTACAATAGGAGGAATAAAAATAGCAGAGATTGCTGAAGATGCCTCAAAAATAAAGGATGACAGGAGGATAGTCATAGATGAGGTGGCGGGTTTTTTGATAACAATGATTGGCATGGCAAATTCTCTTTTCTATCTTTTTTTAGGATTTTTCCTCTTTAGAGCTCTAGATATTATAAAGCCCTTTCCCATTCGCTATTCCCAAAGGCTCAAAGCCGGGCTTGGAATTATGATGGATGATGTCCTGGCAGGGATTTTTTCCTGTATTATTCTTAATCTTATCCATTACTTTTACCGCTTTTCTTAAAATTTATTCTGGATAAAAGATGATAACATCTTAGAAAGATTGTATAATCTTTAAATGATCTTTGAAGAGAAACCGTGGGGAAGGTATGATGTCTTGGATTCTGGAAAGAATTTTAAGGTAAAGAGGATAAAGGTTTATCCTGGCCATAGATTAAGCCTTCAGCTTCACCACAAAAGGTCTGAACATTGGGTTGTTGTATCGGGATGTGCAAATGTCAGGGTTTCTGATAAGGAGCTAATCCTTAAAAGTGGAGATTGTGTTTTTATTCCTGTATCCTCTCCCCATCGCTTAGAAAACAAAGGAAAAGAAGACCTTGTTGTTATTGAAATAGCCTTTGGAGATTATATAGAAGAAGATGATATTGAAAGAATAGAGGATGATTATGGAAGATAATACATATGTTGTTATTTTGGTGGGAGGGCCTGGAAAGAGGCTTTGGCCCCTTTCCACAAAAGAAAAGCCAAAGCCATTCCTTCCTTTAATAACAGAAAAGCCTTTAATAAAAGAAACCCTAGATAGGGTCTCTGATATATTTTCATCTAAGCAAATAAGGTTTGTTTTATCCAAAGAGCATAAAAATCTTGCTCAAAAGATATTTCCTTGGTCATCTTGTGAAAACTATATCATTGAGCCAGAGCCAAGGGATACCGCAGCGGCAATTGGCCTGACCTGCTTTAGCCTTCCTCCTAATTCCACATTGCTTGTTTTATCATCCGACCATTATATTTCTGAGAATAAAGCCTTTCAAAAGGGCCTTATCTCGGGAATAAAATTTTTAGAAGAAAACCCAGATTTTGTCTTGGTCTTTGGGATAAAGCCAGAAAGGCCAGAAACAGGCTATGGCTATATTGAAAAAGAAAGCCTTCTGAAAGAAAACATCTACAAGGTAGCCAGGTTTGTGGAAAAGCCAGATTATGAAAAGGCGAGGAAATATATAAAAAACCCAAATTATTTTTGGAACTCGGGGATTTTTATCTTTAAAAATAAAACGATGCAGAGCCATTTTAAAAAATTTCTTCCTGAGCATTTTAGGGTTCTTTCCGAAGGTAATCTTAAGGAATTCAAGAAGTTAAAGAAAGTTTCCATTGACTATGGTATAATGGAGCAGATTAAAAACATTGGAATGATTGAGGGAGATTTTTTGTGGGATGATATGGGAGGATATTCCTCCCTTTTAAGGGTTCATAAGAAAGATGAAAGTAGCAACATTGTCTTTGGCAATCATAAGGGGATTGAGACAAAGGATTGCATTATCTATTCAGAAAATGGTAATATTGGAACCATGGGAATCTCAAATCTTGTGATTGCATATTCAAAGGGGAATATCCTGGTTGCCTCAAGGGATAGATTGGATGAAATAAAAAGGCTGGTTGATATTATCGATGAATAAATTGCGGATGTGTTTAGGTAGACAAGAAGAAGATTTGAATTTGCTTTTTTGATTTCGGAGTTCATTTGTTCCCTTAAAGCATACTTTACAAGAAATATTTGCCTTTTTTTTCAATATATTATATAATACGCTTGTGTATTCCTCTGATAAGATTCGTAATATTGCCCTCGTTTCCCATAGAGGGGCAGGAAAAACATCTTTAGCGGAAGCCCTTTTATTCAAAACAGGAAAAATAGATAGGCTTGGCTCGGTTGATTTAGAAACAAGCTTTTTTGATTATGGAGAGGAAGAAAGAAAGAGAAAGACAACCATATCATCAAATATAGGCTTTTTTGAATACAAGGGGTATAAAATAAACATTATTGACACCCCTGGCTATTTTGATTTTATCGGTGAGGTAAGGGCAGGATTAAGGGCGGTTGAGGGTGTAATCCTTCTTATAGATGCTGAAGCAGGTGTTCAAGTAGGAACAGAGAATGTGGGAAAAATTGCAGCCGAATATAACCTTCCCCTCCTTATTTTTATCAATAAGCTTGATAAGGAGAATGCCGATTTTAATAAAACAATTGAGCAGATAAGAAAAAAGCTCTCTCCTTCCTCTCCTTGCTTATTCATTCCCAATGGAAGGGGAGCTAATTTTTCATCCATAAGGGATGTTTTAAAAGAGGATTGCCCTGAAAAAGAGAGGCTTCTTGAAGCAATATCTGAAACAGACGATAAACTCCTTGAGAAATATTTGGAAAAGGGTGAGCTTTCATCTTCCGAGATTATGGAGGGGCTTACCTCTGGGATTAGAGAAAGAAAAATATTCCCTATCCTTTGTGGCTCATCTTTAAAAGAAATAGGGATAACAGAGCTACTTGATGCCATTATTTCATTTATTCCGGCCTATCACAAAACCATAGCATTAAATCCAGAAAACAAGGAGGTATTGGTGAACAAGGATAGCCCATTTTCTGGCTTTGTCTTTAAGGTAATTTCAGATCCCCATGTAGGCGAGCTTACATTTGTTAAGGTTTTATCCTTTAAGATGGAATCGGGGTGCGAGGTTTATAATTCAAGACAAAAACACAAAGAAAAATTGGGTCATCTTATGTTTGTTTGTGGAAAGACAAGACAGGATATCTCAGGAATTCCTGCGGGTGATATAGGCGTTGCGGTTAAGCTTAAAGGGGTGAAAATCTCTGATACCTTATGTGACCCAAGGTATTTGATAACATTTCCCGAGATTAAATTTCCCGAGCAGAGTATCTCGCTTGCCATAAACCCAAAGACAAAGCAAGATCAGGAGAGGGTAAGTAATGGCTTACACAAGCTCTCTGAAGAAGACCCAACATTTACATCCCATTATGATGTTGAGCTTTCTCAAACAATCATCTCGGGTATGGGTGAATTGCACCTTGAGATTATGTTGGATAAATTAAAACACAGGTTTCAAGTAGAGGTTAATGTAGAAAAGCCAAGGATTCCATATCGGGAATCAATAAAAATAAGGGCATCGGGAGAGGGAAAATACAAAAGGCAAACCGGTGGCAGGGGTCAATATGGCCATAGCCTTATCCACATAGAGCCACTTACTCTAAATAGTGAAGAGCCATTCGTCTTTGAAAATAAAATCTTTGGTGGAGCAATCCCTGCAAAGTATATCCCTGCGGTTGAAAAGGGTGTAAAGGAGGCAATGGATAAAGGAATTTTGGCAGGATATCCGGTAAAATGGGTAAAGGTTATCCTCTATGATGGCTCATTCCATGAGGTTGATTCCTCTGATATTGCCTTTCAGCTTGCCGGTTCATTTGCCTTTAAGGATGCATTTTCCAAGGCAAGTGCCTATCTTCTTGAGCCTATTATGGAGGTTGATGTCTATAGCCCAGAGGAATATACAGGTGATATAGTATCTGACTTGAATGGAAGGAGGGGAAGGATATTAGGGATTGAAGGCGAGCGTATCCAGGCATTTGTTCCCCAAGCTGAAATGTATAAATATTCCACAAGCTTAAGGTCGCAGACGCAGGGAAGGGCAAGCTATACAATGAGATTTTCCCACTATGAGGAGGTTCCAAGCCATATAAGTAGCAAGATTATAGAAGAAAGGCAGGAGAAAACAAAATCTTAAAATTATACGATTGCCTTTGCAAGAAAAAGGTCAAAGGCGGTGGTAATTTTAATATTTTTCTCCTCCCCTCCGACAATTTTTACCTTAAACCCTGCCTTTTCAACCAAGCTTGCACAATCCGTTCCATAAAATCCAGATTCGTATGCCTTTTTATAGGAGGATAGGATTATCTCTTTCTTAAAACCCTGCGGTGTCTGAATAAGCCATAAATTTTCCCTGTTTAAGGTGTTTAAAACCCAACCATCCTTTACCATTTTTACCGTTGAGCTACTTTTAATGCCAGGAACAGCCGCTCCCTCATCTTTTGCAGAAGAAATAATCCGCTCTATTAAATCTTTACTTACAAATGGCCTCGCACCATCGTGGATAATCACAATCTCTGTATCTTTATCCAACATCTTTAGCCCATTATAAACAGAATCCTGCCTTTTTTCTCCGCCAATGGCTATTTTTTTTATCCCGAAGATATTGTTTTCCTTCCACCAATTGAGCCTTTTTTCAGAGACAACAAGGATAATAGATGAAACAGCCTTTAACATCGCCTCTATTGTATAGAATATAAGGGGCTTT
This window harbors:
- a CDS encoding phosphomannose isomerase type II C-terminal cupin domain encodes the protein MIFEEKPWGRYDVLDSGKNFKVKRIKVYPGHRLSLQLHHKRSEHWVVVSGCANVRVSDKELILKSGDCVFIPVSSPHRLENKGKEDLVVIEIAFGDYIEEDDIERIEDDYGR
- the ispD gene encoding 2-C-methyl-D-erythritol 4-phosphate cytidylyltransferase, coding for MTEAIIVSAGRSKRTKRDKLYFPLKGKPLIFYTIEAMLKAVSSIILVVSEKRLNWWKENNIFGIKKIAIGGEKRQDSVYNGLKMLDKDTEIVIIHDGARPFVSKDLIERIISSAKDEGAAVPGIKSSSTVKMVKDGWVLNTLNRENLWLIQTPQGFKKEIILSSYKKAYESGFYGTDCASLVEKAGFKVKIVGGEEKNIKITTAFDLFLAKAIV
- a CDS encoding helix-turn-helix transcriptional regulator, with the translated sequence MQIGKVLKEKRENMGLTLEEIERRMFVSKRYLSSLENDDISVFPKVSSAIQMIRQYARFLGFEDFEIANMVKNFNPRIRPSIILFGPLVYIILLLILLVIAIIAINL
- a CDS encoding class I SAM-dependent methyltransferase, encoding MELEGLFCPYCGGELKISEIEWADGIVKCACSEWPFLSNILILKKGDETKRAIEYIKKGKPDKAAFLFLMKESKSLFFAWAALHRMSFFTTMGLWGYRFWTEYTRYRFSSPTFLSFIPLTFIIKDMQGEILDFGCGTGHSLFFLSKWIAPERITAIDRQFSALYLAKKFFCKEARFICLDGDFSLPFSNNTFSNILSLDSFHFVEAKKTLSSEFMRILKDNGTIFLSHLHNKNRENPVSGIPLAPSDYLRLFKGMEYRAVPDYKIKESAFEGKLDISINEDVGNFASFSLILTKNPKIFKEYAIDILENLKNPIINPIYKYKEKKAGFIVKRRGLSGLYRNEYPEVETYIKKEAFIYKRDIEARKRELFTKLFLVDAPAGYK
- a CDS encoding elongation factor G — protein: MYSSDKIRNIALVSHRGAGKTSLAEALLFKTGKIDRLGSVDLETSFFDYGEEERKRKTTISSNIGFFEYKGYKINIIDTPGYFDFIGEVRAGLRAVEGVILLIDAEAGVQVGTENVGKIAAEYNLPLLIFINKLDKENADFNKTIEQIRKKLSPSSPCLFIPNGRGANFSSIRDVLKEDCPEKERLLEAISETDDKLLEKYLEKGELSSSEIMEGLTSGIRERKIFPILCGSSLKEIGITELLDAIISFIPAYHKTIALNPENKEVLVNKDSPFSGFVFKVISDPHVGELTFVKVLSFKMESGCEVYNSRQKHKEKLGHLMFVCGKTRQDISGIPAGDIGVAVKLKGVKISDTLCDPRYLITFPEIKFPEQSISLAINPKTKQDQERVSNGLHKLSEEDPTFTSHYDVELSQTIISGMGELHLEIMLDKLKHRFQVEVNVEKPRIPYRESIKIRASGEGKYKRQTGGRGQYGHSLIHIEPLTLNSEEPFVFENKIFGGAIPAKYIPAVEKGVKEAMDKGILAGYPVKWVKVILYDGSFHEVDSSDIAFQLAGSFAFKDAFSKASAYLLEPIMEVDVYSPEEYTGDIVSDLNGRRGRILGIEGERIQAFVPQAEMYKYSTSLRSQTQGRASYTMRFSHYEEVPSHISSKIIEERQEKTKS
- a CDS encoding sugar phosphate nucleotidyltransferase, whose translation is MEDNTYVVILVGGPGKRLWPLSTKEKPKPFLPLITEKPLIKETLDRVSDIFSSKQIRFVLSKEHKNLAQKIFPWSSCENYIIEPEPRDTAAAIGLTCFSLPPNSTLLVLSSDHYISENKAFQKGLISGIKFLEENPDFVLVFGIKPERPETGYGYIEKESLLKENIYKVARFVEKPDYEKARKYIKNPNYFWNSGIFIFKNKTMQSHFKKFLPEHFRVLSEGNLKEFKKLKKVSIDYGIMEQIKNIGMIEGDFLWDDMGGYSSLLRVHKKDESSNIVFGNHKGIETKDCIIYSENGNIGTMGISNLVIAYSKGNILVASRDRLDEIKRLVDIIDE
- a CDS encoding phosphatidylglycerophosphatase A, giving the protein MKKLILFTAYGFGLGKMPIIPATFGTLIGVLIFLLASQQKILYLLITLLVTIGGIKIAEIAEDASKIKDDRRIVIDEVAGFLITMIGMANSLFYLFLGFFLFRALDIIKPFPIRYSQRLKAGLGIMMDDVLAGIFSCIILNLIHYFYRFS
- a CDS encoding deoxyguanosinetriphosphate triphosphohydrolase, with protein sequence MVIREIVEDFEKKRLSKYATLSSKSMGREKEEEACSIRTIFQRDRDRIIHSKAFRELKYKTQVFLLPEVESIRTRLTHTIEVAQIARTIARALRLNEDLTEAIALGHDLGHPAFGHTGEDALRGVCPLGFNHSEQSLRIVEVLEKDGEGLNLTYETRDGILKHSLGEDDLLAYDFKKAGPITLEGAIVLFSDKIAYINHDIQDGEEAGLISIEDLPKEEIKLLGRKSSERINKMIKAVITESLEKDYIGMEREVLEATASLRAYLYKNLYQHPRIQEEAEKAKRVIEELYSYYLKNPERIEEKFWFLKNVPIERLISDYIVSLSDMSALNSYKSIFFPIPWKEAK